The Jiangella sp. DSM 45060 genome contains the following window.
CGGGCCTGCAGGGACGGCTCGCGCCCGGTGCGGCGCAGCTGGAGGACGGCGCCGCCGCGGCCGCCGACGGCGCCGGCCAGCTGGCCGAGGGCCTGGAGACCGCCGGCGACCGCGCGCCCGAGCTGATCGGCGGGCTGGAGCAGGTCGGGTCCGGCCTGGACCGCGTCGACGCCGGGCTCACCCGCCTGTACGACGGCATCGGCGGGCTGCCCGAGCAGGCACGGCCGCTGGTCGACGGCATCGACCGGCTGCGGGCCGGCATCGGCGACGTCGACGAGGACGGCACCCTGCTCGGCGGGCTGGAGGAGATCAGGGTCGGGCTGCAGGAGCGCGCGGTGCCGGCGCTGCGGCAGTTGGCCGACGGCGTCTACAACGAGTCCACCTCGGAACCCGGCGCGTACCAGCGCATCGGCTGCGCGGTGCTGGTGCTCAACGACATCCTCACCGAGCGGACCAGCGGGTTCAACGCGGCCTGCTACGGCGAGAACGCGGCGGTGCTGGGCGCGCTGCGGCCGGTCGTCGGCTACGACGTCGACGAGCTGACGCAGACCGTGCTGACGACCCTGCGCGACCAGCTGGCCGACGGCCAGACGGGGCTGGCCAACCCGGACGACCCGCTGGACCAGGAGACGCTGTACGGCGGCCTCAACACCCTGGAAGAGGCGCTGACCAGCGGCGACGGTGTGCTGCGCGGCCTGGTGCGGCTGCAGTGCGGGCTGTCCAACCGGTCCGCGGACGTCTGCCCCCGCGACGAGCCCGGGCTGCTGCAGGGCCTGAACCTGCTCGACGAGGGCGTGGGCCAGCTGGTCAGCGGCGTGGTCGGGTCGGTGCAGGGCGGCGTCGGCGAGCCGGACGACACCCCGGCCGACGAGACGCTGCGCGGCGGCGTGAACGGCCTGAGCGACGGCGTCGACCAGATCATCGCCGGCGGCAACGCGCTCATCTCCGGGCTCATGCAGCTCACCGACGGCGCGCACGACCTGCACGACGGCAACCTGCGGATCTTCGACGGCGCCGGCGAGCTGGCGGCGGGCGCCGAGGCGGCGGCCGACGGCGCGGGCCGGCTGGCCGACGGCGCGGGTCAGCTGGAGGACGGCGCGACAGCGGCGGCGGACGGCGCCGGTCAGGTCGCGGACGGCGCGGGCGAGCTGGCCGACGGCGCGGACGCGGCGGCCGACGGCGCCGGGCAGATCGCCGACGGCGCCGGTCGGCTGGCCGACGGGGCCGACGAGGCCGCCGTCGGGGCCGGGGTCCTGGCCGGTGGCCTGGAGACCGCCGCCGACGGGTCGGTGCAGATCTACGACGGCCTGCTGCAGGCCGCCCAGGGCGCGCCGCAACTCGTCGACGGCGCCCAGCGGCTGTCCACCGAGGGCGCGTCGCAGCTGGCCGACGCCGGGCAGGAGACCGCCGCCGACTTCGGCACCCGGTACGCCCTGCTCGAGGCCGGCGCCGACCGCGCGACGAACGAGGCGCTGGTCAACGGCGCGCCGGCCGGCGCGACACTGAAGACGGCGTTCACGTACGAGATCCCGGAGGTGAGCGGCGAGGGCGGCCGCAACGTCACCCGCGGCGTGCTGGCCCTGGGCGTGTTCGCGGCCGCTGCCGCCGCGGCGACGCTGCTGCGCCGGCGCCGCGCCTGAGGCCACGTGCCGGCACGCCCGGACGCTGGCGTGCTGCCGAGACGGGAGCGGGAGCGGCCCCGCCAGGAGCCGCTCCCGCCGCACCGCCGCCGGCTCAGCCGCCGAGGTAGAGCGCGTTGAACACCAGCTTGTAGGTGCCGTGGGTCTGCGCCCGGTGCTGGGGCCGGAAGCCGACCATCACGACCTGCCCCTCGCCGACCGCGGCCCGCACCACCGCCGACTGCCCGGCCACGATCTCGCCGCCCAGCGCGAACCCGCTCTGCAGCAGCTCGTCCTGCGCGGCGTAGGTCGCGATCGTGTCCACGCCCGCGTCGTCGGAGCTGAACGCGTGGCTGTCGATGAAGAACGCCGAGGTGGCCTCCGGCATCCCCCACGCCACCGGGTCGGTGGTGTCGACGTCCAGGCCGACGACCGAACCGGGGATGTTCAGCTGCTCCGACGGCACGTCGGCGGTGACGTCGGTGACCGGCAGGCCGAACGCCTGGATCGGCAGCTGCGACGCCGAGTCGAACGTGAGCAGCGTGCCGCCGGCCTCGACGAACTGGCGGAGGTTCTCGATGCCGGCCGCCGTCATGCCGCCGGTGTACTCCTCCGGGAGCGAGCCGGCCCGCTGGCCGTTCTGCATGCTGCTCAACGTGGCGTCGGGCAGGACGATGACGTCGTAGTCCTCGGCCAGGCCACCCGCGCGGACGGCGTCGTCGTGCAGCCGCGTGTAGCCGAGCTCGAAGTCGTCGAACAGGTACCGCGTCCAGCCCTCGTCCATGTTGCCGCCCCAGGCGTGGTAAAGGCCCACCCGCGGCTGCGTGACGGCCTCGGCGCCGGCCGGGGCGGCCGCGACCGCTGCCGTCGTCACCCCCAACTCCCGCACCTCGGCGCGCAGCCGGGCGAGGGTGCCGTGTCCGGGCTCGACGAGGAAGGTGCCGGCCGGCCAGGTCCCCAGTGAGGTCTCCGTGGCCGCAGGCGCCCGCAGGACGACGTCACCGGCTTCCAGCAGGCGGTTCACCAGCGTGAAGACGTCGTTGTCGCGCGGGTCGAGCGCCCACGCGTACCCCGGGTTCGCCGGCACCTGGACGCGCGGCGGCTCGGCGACGTCCACGGGCTCGGTGCGCAGCCGCGCGTCGAGCGGCCCGTCGATCTTGTCGACCTGGACGCCCATCTGGAACGACAGCGTGTAGCCGGTGATGTCGTACGGCGGGTCCAGTGGACCGTCCGGCCCGCCGACCCGGCGCTCCGGGTAGACCTGCGGCGTCAGCATGTCCGTCAGGTGCGCCCGGAACGCCTGGGCGCCGCGGACGATCCAGCTGCCGCGCGGATACGAGCGGTCCCCGACGGTGAACGGGCGCATGGCCGCTTCGACCTCGATGCCGCCCGCACGCAGGACGTTCACCAGCTTGGCCGCGGTGGCCGCGTCGAGCTGGTCGGCCGGGATGACGTACGTCTCGTTCTCGCCGGCCTCGATGGCGTCGCGGCCCATGGCGTAGATGTTGTAGAGGAACTCGTCGGGCTTCTCGGCCACCACGTCGAGCATGCCCAGCGTGGCCGTCTGGATGTAGTCGCAGCTGTCGGAGAGGTGCCACTCGCCGCCCTCGTAGGGGCTCGGATAGAAGATCGACGGGATCCGCGTCGACTCGCCGTTGGCGAAGGTCTCGGGGAAGTCCGCCGGGTCGTAGACGCGCGGGTTCGGCGAGGCGTGCGCCGTCTCCGTCAGGATGCCGACCATGTTGTGGTAGTACGGCGCCGAGCGCAGGCCGCCGTTCCACCACATGTCGAACGTGACGTTCGAGACCGCGCCGGGCTTGTTCTCGTCGTCGAGCCGGCGCGACATGGCGCTGCCGATGAGGTTCACGCCGCGGGTGACCCGCGGGTCGATGTTCGGGTTGACCGGGTCCTCGAACGGCGGGATGAAGATGCGCGCCGGGTTGGGCGCCGTCTGGTGTGCATTGTGCATGACCTGCGGGTACCACTCGTGGAACAGTTGCTGGCCGATGTTGCGCGACTCGGCCAGGTTGAACATGTACCAGTCGCGGTTGTTGTCATGGCCGGCGTAATGCTGGTACAGCTCGGGCAGCCGCATCTCCCATGCCTCGCCGCGGTTGGCCGTGTACCAGTCGGCGAGGTAGGTCTGGCCGTCCGGGTTGATGCTCGGGACGACGATGGTGACGACGTTGTCGCGGATGCGCTGGACGTCGGCGGCGTCGCTGTTGACGAGGTCGTAGGCGAACCGCGGCGCGAGCTGGTGCGGCGCGACCTCGGTGGTGTGGATGCCGAAGTCGACCCAGGCGATGGCCTTCCCCGACGTCGAGAGCTCGCGGGCCTCCTCCTCGTCGACGTCCTCGGCGCGGGCCAGGCGTTCGGCGATCTCGCGGTACTCCTCGACGTTCTCGAGGTTCTCCTCCGACGAGATGATCGCCATGACCTGCTCGCGGCCCTCCGTCGTGGTGCCGACGTCGATCAGCCGCATGCGGTCGGACGCGGCGTCGAGGGTGCGGAAATAGTCGGTGACGCTTTCGTAGGTGGCGAGCCGGTAGTCGGCGCAGGGCGCCCAGCCGATCACCGACTCCGGTGTGGGCAGCGGTGGCTGGGCGGTCGCGCCGGACGGCCAGAGCAGGCCTCCGGTCAGGATCACGACGAGAGGTATGACGAGCTTTCTTCGCATGGGTGACCTCCGGGACGCATGGGGCGGACACGCCTGATACTGGGAGTAATTCAGTACCGCAAGGAGGGAGTCAACGGCTTTGAGCGCCGTTTGAGGTTCCGGTGTGGGTCGATTCGTCCCCGGCGGCGCGCCCGCGCGGCTATGCTCGCGGCAAGGTCGATCATGCGGGGAGGAGCTGGTGTGACCGCCCCGCAGACCCTTCCCGGCGCCGACGCGCCGCCGGACAGCGGCGCGAGGCACCGCCGCGCCCACCGCGGCGACTGGATCCTGCTGACGTGGTGCGCCCTGCTCACCGCGGCCATGCTGGGGCCGCTGGCCGCGCCCGGTCACGTGCTGTCGTACGACATGGTGGCCGTGCCCGACCAAGCGCTGCTGCCGTCGTCCGTCGGGCTGAGCAGCGCGATGCCGCGGGCGGTGCCGCTGGACGCCGCCGTCGCGATCCTCGACTCCGTCCTCACCGGGCAGGTGCTGCAGAAGCTGGCGCTGGCCGGCATCGTGCTCGGCGCGGCGCTGGGGGCCGGGCTGGCGCTGCCGACGGTCCGGACGGGGACACGGCTGGTCGCGGCGTCGGCCTACGCGTGGAACGCCTACGTGTTCGAGCGGCTGGTCATCGGGCACTGGCCGACGCTGATCGCGTACGCCGCGCTGCCGTGGCTGCTGATCCTGGGCCGCCGGGTGCGCCGCGGCCGCACGTCCGCCCTCGCACCGGCCGTCCTCCTCGTCGGGGTGTCCGCGCTGACGCCGACCGGCGGGCTGCTCGCGGGGGCGCTGTTCGGCCTGCTCGTGCTCGTTCCGGGCGGCCGGCACCCGCGGCGGGTCCGGGTCGTGAGCACCGTCGCCGTGCTCGCGCTGCAGGCGCCGTGGATCGTCCCGTCCGTCCTGCGCCCCGACCCCGCGGTGTCCGACCCGGCCGGCGTCGCGGCGTTCGCGGCCGCGTCCGACTCGCCGCTGGGGCTGCTCGGCAGCCTGCTGACG
Protein-coding sequences here:
- a CDS encoding M14 metallopeptidase family protein, which translates into the protein MILTGGLLWPSGATAQPPLPTPESVIGWAPCADYRLATYESVTDYFRTLDAASDRMRLIDVGTTTEGREQVMAIISSEENLENVEEYREIAERLARAEDVDEEEARELSTSGKAIAWVDFGIHTTEVAPHQLAPRFAYDLVNSDAADVQRIRDNVVTIVVPSINPDGQTYLADWYTANRGEAWEMRLPELYQHYAGHDNNRDWYMFNLAESRNIGQQLFHEWYPQVMHNAHQTAPNPARIFIPPFEDPVNPNIDPRVTRGVNLIGSAMSRRLDDENKPGAVSNVTFDMWWNGGLRSAPYYHNMVGILTETAHASPNPRVYDPADFPETFANGESTRIPSIFYPSPYEGGEWHLSDSCDYIQTATLGMLDVVAEKPDEFLYNIYAMGRDAIEAGENETYVIPADQLDAATAAKLVNVLRAGGIEVEAAMRPFTVGDRSYPRGSWIVRGAQAFRAHLTDMLTPQVYPERRVGGPDGPLDPPYDITGYTLSFQMGVQVDKIDGPLDARLRTEPVDVAEPPRVQVPANPGYAWALDPRDNDVFTLVNRLLEAGDVVLRAPAATETSLGTWPAGTFLVEPGHGTLARLRAEVRELGVTTAAVAAAPAGAEAVTQPRVGLYHAWGGNMDEGWTRYLFDDFELGYTRLHDDAVRAGGLAEDYDVIVLPDATLSSMQNGQRAGSLPEEYTGGMTAAGIENLRQFVEAGGTLLTFDSASQLPIQAFGLPVTDVTADVPSEQLNIPGSVVGLDVDTTDPVAWGMPEATSAFFIDSHAFSSDDAGVDTIATYAAQDELLQSGFALGGEIVAGQSAVVRAAVGEGQVVMVGFRPQHRAQTHGTYKLVFNALYLGG